The following coding sequences are from one Corticium candelabrum chromosome 20, ooCorCand1.1, whole genome shotgun sequence window:
- the LOC134195355 gene encoding 2-aminomuconic semialdehyde dehydrogenase-like — protein sequence MTNLLTIENFIDGRFVPCDHLIDSFDPSTGEVWAKVPNSSSQVVNEAVAAAKKAFISWSTTPVEQRSKILCKIADLIEENMEELAKYESKDQGKPVSLAKRVDIPRAVHNFRFFASAILHSVNKSSILEGAQAMNYTQKVPVGVAGLISPWNLPLYLLTFKLAPALATGNTVVAKPSEMTSVTAWMMAKFFNEAGLPPGVCNLVFGTGPETGAAIVQHPDVPLISFTGSTATAEKIAIACAPFCKKQSLELGGKNPSIVFEDADLNKCVPTSIRSSFANQGEVCLCSSRIFVHNKIFSEFLDKFVAETKKIKVGVPDDDSTVMGALVSKEHLAKVTGYVKLAKQEGGTIACGEGVDSPIQLPDKNKAGYFMMPTVITNVPDLGRCMQEEIFGPVVCIVPFSNEEEVIERANNVKYGLAACVWSENISRAHRVAQRLQAGTVWTNCWMVRDLNMPFGGMKASGIGREGVDDSINFFTEKKTICIKL from the exons ATGACTAATTTACTGACAATAGAAAACTTTATCGACGGTCGATTTGTTCCCTGTGATCATCTTATTGATAGTTTTGATCCGTCAACAGGCGAAGTGTGGGCTAAAGTGCCAAACAGCAGCTCTCAGGTCGTCAACGAGGCGGTCGCCGCTGCCAAGAAGGCATTTATAAG CTGGTCAACCACACCAGTGGAGCAGCGATCAAAAATTCTTTGTAAAATTGCCGACCTCATTGAGGAGAATATGGAGGAGCTTGCAAAGTACGAGTCCAAAGATCAAGGCAAACCGGTCAGTTTGGCAAAGCGTGTTGACATACCAAGAGCCGTGCACAACTTCCGCTTTTTTGCTTCTGCGATTCTGCATTCAGTGAATAA GTCATCCATTCTTGAAGGTGCCCAAGCTATGAATTACACTCAAAAGGTACCAGTGGGAGTTGCTGGTCTCATCAGTCCATGGAACTTACCTCTCTATTTGCTGACATTTAAATTGGCTCCTGCACTGGCTACTGGCAACACAGTTGTAGCAAAGCCAAGTGAAATGACATCAGTGACAGCGTGGATGATGGCGAAATTCTTCAATGAAGCGG GACTGCCACCTGGTGTTTGCAATCTCGTGTTTGGCACAGGCCCAGAAACAGGCGCTGCCATTGTCCAACACCCAGACGTGCCTCTCATTTCATTCACTGGCAGCACAGCAACGGCTGAAAAGATCGCCATCGCATGTGCTCCATTCTGCAAGAAACAATCATTGGAACTTGGTGGCAAGAATCCATCGATTGTGTTTGAAGATGCCGATTTGAACAAATGTGTCCCAACATCAATACG ATCAAGCTTTGCCAATCAGGGAGAGGTGTGCCTCTGCAGCAGCCGCATCTTTGTGCacaacaaaatattttcaGAGTTCTTGGACAAGTTTGTAGCTGAAACAAA GAAGATCAAAGTTGGCGTCCCTGATGATGACTCGACAGTAATGGGTGCTCTAGTCAGTAAGGAACATCTGGCAAAGGTGACAGGATATGTCAAATTGGCGAAACAAGAAGGCGGCACAATTGCCTGCGGTGAAGGGGTGGACTCACCCATTCAGCTGCCAGACAAGAATAAAGCA GGATATTTCATGATGCCAACTGTCATCACGAATGTGCCTGATTTGGGGCGTTGCATGCAGGAAGAGATATTTG GTCCAGTCGTCTGCATTGTTCCTTTCTCTAATGAAGAAGAAGTCATTGAGCGAGCCAACAATGTAAAATACGGCCTAGCAGCTTGTGTGTGGAGCGAGAACATCTCACGAGCTCACAGAGTAGCACAAAGACTACAA GCTGGGACAGTGTGGACTAACTGTTGGATGGTTCGAGATCTCAACATGCCATTTGGAGGAATGAAAGCATCAGGAATAGGCCGAGAGGGAGTCGACGACTCCATCAACTTTTTCACCGAGAAAAAAACAATTTGCATCAAACTGTAA
- the LOC134195356 gene encoding lysophospholipid acyltransferase 7-like isoform X2: protein MKWDDAVYLALLLSSVLLGHAVKRLNRPQHRLLFTGLAGFCMALYICGTQIWHSLFVSTSVFLIIKFMSRKICHIVGFWFAFGYLLFFRSTVFFGVEYPLPYTNAIQLLLTLKVVSVAFDAHDADVAAKSKSDKENANWTYSPLGPNHPLDDPTTFTVSLTEYYCYIYCFIGLFTGPFVQLKLYRHMIHRSDTNNIRTVVPALRRLSPLPVFGLIFLIVGNAFPDSQMITEEFLELGGMWGFTYRYLYLIPVFLCFRLRFYIGWLIAESSCITAALGAYPFDAKCLPGRGPTVPICNSNHVASNGDTHSFESVRNLDIYEIESCVTMGHSIKHWNMTVQTWLVYNVYKRFPIKSLRYACVFLVSSFWHGIYPGYYLCLLSTTIYGAMESRLAILCKPLWEKANRFTYALLYIIRQMYRMHSFEYVAVGFILLEVSPTLAVWRADYFYYHIFGVVMLVITLLMPRKRRSVEKQSGGETRREKAD from the exons ATGAAGTGGGACGACGCTGTATACTTAGCTCTACTCCTCTCGTCCGTATTACTAGGTCATGCAGTCAAACGTCTCAACCGTCCGCAGCACCGTCTCCTCTTCACAGGGTTGGCAGGATTTTGCATGGCGCTTTACATTTGTGGCACACAAATATGGCACTCGCTGTTTGTCTCCACGTCCGTTTTCCTCATCATCAAATTCATGAGCAGAAA GATATGTCACATTGTTGGGTTCTGGTTTGCATTTGGGTATCTGTTGTTCTTTCGTTCGACGGTGTTCTTTGGTGTGGAGTATCCATTGCCGTACACAAATGCAATTCAATTGCTGCTGACATTGAAG GTTGTCTCAGTCGCGTTCGACGCCCACGATGCTGACGTTGCAGCGAAGAGCAAGTCAGACAAAGAAAACGCCAACTGGACATACAGTCCGCTCGGTCCCAATCATCCACTCGACGACCCAACAACATTCACCGTTTCCCTCACCGAATACTATTGCTACATCTACTGCTTCATTGGCCTCTTCACCGGACCATTCGTCCAACTGAAATTGTATCGCCACATGATCCACAGATCCGACACCAACAACATCCGTACCGTCGTCCCAGCTCTTCGTCGTCTCTCTCCACTCCCCGTTTTCGGCCTCATATTTCTCATCGTCGGAAACGCATTTCCAGACAGTCAAATGATAACGGAGGAGTTTCTCGAACTCGGCGGCATGTGGGGGTTCACATATCGATACCTCTATCTCATCCCCGTTTTTCTCTGTTTTCGTCTGCGTTTCTATATCGGATGGCTCATTGCCGAATCATCGTGCATCACAGCAGCTCTTGGTGCTTATCCATTCGACGCCAAGTGTCTCCCCGGTCGCGGTCCGACCGTACCGATTTGTAATTCCAACCACGTCGCCAGCAATGGAGACACACACTCATTCGAATCCGTTCGGAATCTCGACATCTACGAGATAGAGAGTTGTGTGACGATGGGCCACTCGATCAAGCACTGGAACATGACCGTACAGACGTGGCTCGTGTATAATGTCTATAAGCGGTTTCCGATCAAAAGCTTGCGATACGCTTGCGTCTTCTTAGTCAGCTCGTTCTGGCATGGCATATACCCGGGATACTATCTCTGCCTGCTGTCGACGACCATCTATGGTGCAATGGAATCGAGGCTTGCGATCCTTTGTAAGCCACTGTGGGAGAAAGCCAATCGATTCACGTACGCTCTGTTGTACATCATCAGGCAGATGTATAGAATGCATTCGTTTGAGTATGTCGCCGTTGGATTTATTCTACTTGAAGTGAGTCCCACGCTTGCTGTGTGGAGAGCTGACTATTTCTATTATCATATATTTGGTGTTGTTATGCTTGTCATCACGTTGCTTATGCCGAGGAAGAGGCGATCGGTAGAGAAGCAGTCAGGAGGTGAAACAAGGCGGGAAAAGGCGGACTGA
- the LOC134195356 gene encoding lysophospholipid acyltransferase 7-like isoform X1 produces the protein MKWDDAVYLALLLSSVLLGHAVKRLNRPQHRLLFTGLAGFCMALYICGTQIWHSLFVSTSVFLIIKFMSRKICHIVGFWFAFGYLLFFRSSAFFGVEYPLPYTNAIQLLLTLKVVSVAFDAHDADVAAKSKSDKENANWTYSPLGPNHPLDDPTTFTVSLTEYYCYIYCFIGLFTGPFVQLKLYRHMIHRSDTNNIRTVVPALRRLSPLPVFGLIFLIVGNAFPDSQMITEEFLELGGMWGFTYRYLYLIPVFLCFRLRFYIGWLIAESSCITAALGAYPFDAKCLPGRGPTVPICNSNHVASNGDTHSFESVRNLDIYEIESCVTMGHSIKHWNMTVQTWLVYNVYKRFPIKSLRYACVFLVSSFWHGIYPGYYLCLLSTTIYGAMESRLAILCKPLWEKANRFTYALLYIIGQMYRMHSFEYVAVGFILLEVSPTLAVWRADYFYYHIFGVVMLVIMLLVPSKRRSVEKQSGGGTRREKAD, from the exons ATGAAGTGGGACGACGCTGTATACTTAGCTCTACTCCTCTCGTCCGTATTACTAGGTCATGCAGTCAAACGTCTCAACCGTCCGCAGCACCGTCTCCTCTTCACAGGGTTGGCAGGATTTTGCATGGCGCTTTACATTTGTGGCACACAAATATGGCACTCGCTGTTTGTCTCCACGTCCGTTTTCCTCATCATCAAATTCATGAGCAGAAA GATATGTCACATTGTTGGGTTCTGGTTTGCATTCGGGTATCTGTTGTTCTTTCGTTCGTCGGCGTTCTTTGGTGTGGAGTATCCATTGCCGTACACAAATGCGATTCAATTGCTGCTGACATTGAAG GTTGTCTCAGTCGCGTTCGACGCCCACGATGCTGACGTTGCAGCGAAGAGCAAGTCAGACAAAGAAAACGCCAACTGGACATACAGTCCGCTCGGTCCCAATCATCCACTCGACGACCCAACAACATTCACCGTTTCCCTCACCGAATACTATTGCTACATCTACTGCTTCATTGGCCTCTTCACCGGACCATTCGTCCAACTGAAATTGTATCGCCACATGATCCACAGATCCGACACCAACAACATCCGTACCGTCGTCCCAGCTCTTCGTCGTCTCTCTCCACTCCCCGTTTTTGGCCTCATATTTCTCATCGTCGGAAACGCATTTCCAGACAGTCAAATGATAACGGAGGAGTTTCTCGAACTCGGCGGCATGTGGGGGTTCACATATCGATACCTCTATCTCATCCCCGTTTTTCTCTGTTTTCGTCTGCGTTTCTATATCGGATGGCTCATTGCCGAATCGTCGTGCATCACAGCAGCTCTCGGTGCTTATCCATTCGACGCCAAGTGTCTCCCCGGTCGCGGTCCGACCGTCCCGATTTGTAATTCCAACCACGTCGCCAGCAATGGAGACACACACTCATTCGAATCCGTTCGGAATCTCGACATCTACGAGATAGAGAGTTGTGTGACGATGGGCCACTCGATCAAGCACTGGAACATGACCGTACAGACGTGGCTCGTGTATAATGTCTATAAGCGGTTTCCGATCAAAAGCTTGCGATACGCTTGCGTCTTCTTAGTCAGCTCGTTCTGGCATGGCATATACCCAGGATACTATCTCTGCCTGCTGTCGACGACCATCTATGGTGCAATGGAATCGAGGCTTGCGATCCTTTGTAAGCCACTGTGGGAGAAAGCCAACCGATTCACGTACGCTCTGTTGTACATCATCGGGCAGATGTATAGAATGCATTCGTTTGAGTATGTCGCCGTTGGATTTATTCTACTTGAAGTGAGTCCCACGCTTGCTGTGTGGAGAGCTGACTATTTCTATTATCATATATTTGGTGTTGTTATGCTTGTCATCATGTTGCTTGTGCCGAGTAAGAGGCGATCGGTAGAGAAGCAGTCAGGAGGTGGAACGAGGCGGGAAAAGGCGGATTGA
- the LOC134195357 gene encoding uncharacterized protein LOC134195357 has product MYATDPVQRHNGRLLMDYGFVLEDNPYDSVTVEMPKIDADDKDAKLRAMVLAWIPSVASSVLHMPRLNSSSVMTSELMTVMRCLTMRKESLQEIINARSIEPSSHQDIKRINQLPPPDELQALTKAISHLHTALNKYTSTVEEDEEILLEKSEALTLVVRNIVILRKEKRILRHNLLYLEQHMIRIKRWFSNEL; this is encoded by the exons ATGTATGCAACCGATCCAGTGCAGAGGCACAACGGTCGGCTTTTAATGGACTACGGATTTGTGTTGGAAGACAATCCGTATgacagtgtgactgtggaaatGCCAAAGATTGATGCTGATGATAAAGATGCCAAGTTAAG GGCAATGGTGTTGGCATGGATTCCATCTGTGGCATCGTCAGTGTTGCACATGCCAAGGTTGAATAGTTCAAGtgtgatgacgtcagaattg ATGACTGTCATGCGATGTTTGACAATGAGAAAAGAGAGTCTCCAAGAAATCATCAACGCTCGTTCCATAGAGCCATCATCTCATCAAGACATCAAGAGAATCAACCAGCTACCACCACCAGACGAGCTGCAAGCTCTTACCAAAGCAATATCCCACCTTCACACAGCACTCAACAAATACACCTCAACAGttgaagaagacgaagaaaTCCTTCTGGAAAAGAGTGAGGCCCTTACATTAGTTGTACGTAATATTGTCATCTTACGTAAAGAGAAGAGAATATTACGTCACAACTTGCTTTATTTAGAGCAACATATGATACGAATCAAACGCTGGTTTAGTAATGAATTATGA
- the LOC134196023 gene encoding uncharacterized protein LOC134196023, with translation MGLSCVSLLFNRISFGVVVEHTEAIFSGTISNSTELLLERRLDHEGNCQHGSATVLGHRVVVLAWIPTVASSVLHMPRLNSSSVVTSELMTVMRCLTMRKDQSLQEIINARSIEPSSHQDIKRINQLPPPDELQALTKAISHLHTALNKYITTVEEDEEILLEKSEALTLVVRNIVILHKEEKRILRHNLHHLEQHMIRIKRWFSNEL, from the exons ATGG GTTTGAGTTGTGTGTCTCTACTGTTTAATAGGATCTCATTTGGTGTTGTTGTAgaacacacag AGGCAATTTTTTCAGGAACTATCAGCAACAGTACAGAGCTTCTGTTGGAGCGAAGACTGGATCATGAGGGAAATTGTCAACACGGTAGTGCTACAGTGCTTGGTCATAGGGTAGTGGTGTTGGCATGGATTCCAACTGTGGCATCATCGGTGTTGCACATGCCAAGGTTGAATAGTTCAAGTGTGGTGACATCCGAATTG ATGACTGTCATGCGATGTTTGACAATGAGAAAAGATCAGAGTCTCCAAGAAATCATCAACGCTCGTTCCATAGAGCCATCATCTCATCAAGACATCAAGAGAATCAACCAGCTACCACCACCAGACGAGCTGCAAGCTCTTACCAAAGCAATATCCCACCTTCACACAGCACTTAACAAATACATCACAACAGttgaagaagacgaagaaaTCCTTCTGGAAAAGAGTGAGGCCCTTACGTTAGTTGTACGTAATATTGTCATCTTACataaagaagagaagagaatATTACGTCACAACTTGCATCATTTAGAGCAACATATGATACGAATCAAACGCTGGTTTAGTAATGAATTATGA
- the LOC134195637 gene encoding uncharacterized protein LOC134195637: protein MDMFPHFFPSLTRGDFLWELSVLWSRTHRVEVKDHEGNWQHVPCLVPVADMFNMAANEDDVNIECKTNDESMHFECYTTKPVSNNSQLLVMYATDPMQRHNGRLFMDYGFMLEDNPYDSVTVEMPKIDADDKDAKLRATVLAWIPAVASSVLHMPRLNSSSVMTSELMTVMRCLTMRKDQSLQEIINARSIEPSSHQDIKRINQLPPPDELQALTKAIFHLHTALNKYTTTVEEDEEILLEKSEALTLVVRNIVILHKEEKRILHHNLHHLEQHMIRIKRWFSNEL from the exons ATGGATATGTTTCCCCACTTCTTTCCTTCATTGACTCG AGGTGATTTTCTTTGGGAACTATCAGTGCTGTGGAGTCGTACTCACAGAGTTGAAGTGAAGGATCATGAGGGAAATTGGCAACACG TGCCTTGTCTCGTTCCTGTTGCCGACATGTTTAATATGGCTGCAAATGAAGACGATGTCAACATAGAATGCAAGACAAATGATGAATCGATGCACTTCGAGTGCTACACTACAAAACCTGTATCCAACAATTCACAG CTTCTTGTGATGTATGCAACCGATCCAATGCAGAGGCACAACGGTCGGCTTTTCATGGACTACGGGTTTATGTTGGAAGACAATCCGTATgacagtgtgactgtggagaTGCCAAAGATTGATGCCGATGATAAAGATGCCAAGTTAAG GGCAACGGTGTTGGCATGGATTCCAGCTGTGGCATCGTCGGTGTTGCACATGCCAAGGTTGAATAGTTCAAGTGTGATGACTTCAGAATTG ATGACTGTCATGCGATGTTTGACAATGAGAAAAGATCAAAGTCTCCAAGAAATCATCAACGCTCGTTCCATAGAGCCATCATCTCATCAAGACATCAAGAGAATCAACCAGCTACCACCACCAGACGAGCTGCAAGCTCTTACCAAAGCAATATTTCACCTTCACACAGCACtcaacaaatacacaacaacagttgaagaagacgaagaaaTCCTTCTGGAAAAGAGTGAGGCCCTTACGTTAGTTGTACGTAATATTGTCATCTTACataaagaagagaagagaatATTACATCACAACTTGCATCATTTAGAACAACATATGATACGAATCAAACGCTGGTTTAGTAATGAATTATGA